One part of the Vicia villosa cultivar HV-30 ecotype Madison, WI linkage group LG6, Vvil1.0, whole genome shotgun sequence genome encodes these proteins:
- the LOC131612236 gene encoding uncharacterized protein LOC131612236, whose amino-acid sequence MEIKRYLSRRGYRRLDYGTTTTGQRKKMRIIRIVGPRRDWRIRTSPRLRWMIRSPVKLVRKVKNIYMNFMLKLAGNVGGALNTDNKFGVKRTLKARQGSSKGYSGDAFEARLIFEISKTLAASHELYSM is encoded by the coding sequence ATGGAAATAAAGAGATACTTAAGCAGAAGGGGCTACCGGCGTCTCGACTATGGCACAACCACGACCGGCCAACGGAAAAAGATGCGGATCATACGGATTGTAGGTCCACGTAGAGATTGGAGAATCAGAACAAGTCCAAGGTTAAGATGGATGATAAGATCACCAGTGAAATTGGTGAGAAAGGTTAAGAATATTTATATGAACTTTATGTTGAAGTTGGCTGGTAATGTAGGAGGGGCCTTGAACACTGATAACAAGTTTGGTGTGAAAAGGACTCTTAAGGCTCGTCAAGGGTCTTCTAAAGGTTATTCTGGTGATGCATTTGAGGCCAGGCTTATATTTGAGATTTCCAAGACTTTGGCTGCTTCACATGAACTATATTCCATGTAA
- the LOC131612233 gene encoding pentatricopeptide repeat-containing protein At4g33170-like, with protein sequence MFCIKEMAKKEELYSNLLRAYAQDSNFLKGTAIHTHFIKGYIPLTIFLQNHLLNLYIKIRNLTSALQLFDEMPDRNVVSWSVVMAGCIRNGCSSEALSLFTSMHREGVTRPNEFTFVSALQASSLTENETQAYQIYSLVVRSGLESNVFLLNAFLTALVRHGKLTEALRIFETSSIKDIVTWNTMIGGYLQFSCERIPEFWRYMICKDVKPDEFTFSSALTGLAAISYLEMGMQVHAHLVKSGYGDDICVGNSLVDMYIKNQKLEESFKAFDEMPNKDVCSWTQMADGCLRWGEPRKALAVIAQMKKMSVEPNKFTLATALNACACLTSLEEGKQFHGMRIKHGSDVDVCVDNALLDMYAKCGCMDSARALFRSMDSRSVISWTTVIMACAQNGQSREALQIFDEMKETSVVPNYITFICVLYACSQGGFVDEGWKYFSSMNNDYGIFPGEDHYICMVSILGRAGLIKEAKELILRMPFQPGVRVWQTLLSACQVHGDVETGKLAAEHAIKHDKNDPSSYVLLSNMLAESSNWDGVVSLRELMEVRNVKKIPGSSWIDIEKI encoded by the coding sequence ATGTTTTGCATCAAAGAAATGGCCAAAAAGGAAGAATTATACTCAAATCTATTACGAGCATATGCACAAGACTCAAACTTTCTGAAAGGAACAGCAATTCACACTCATTTCATCAAAGGGTATATCCCTCTTACTATTTTTCTCCAAAACCATTTGCTCAACCTGTATATCAAAATCCGAAACCTTACTTCTGCACTCcaactgtttgatgaaatgccagaTAGAAATGTGGTCTCATGGTCTGTTGTCATGGCGGGTTGTATCCGTAACGGCTGTTCTTCTGAAGCTCTTTCTTTGTTCACCAGTATGCACCGTGAGGGAGTCACGAGACCGAATGAGTTTACATTTGTTAGTGCTCTCCAAGCTTCTTCGTTAACCGAGAATGAGACGCAGGCTTACCAGATTTATTCTTTAGTGGTTCGGTCGGGACTTGAGTCTAATGTATTTTTGCTGAACGCGTTTTTGACAGCTTTAGTTAGGCATGGTAAATTGACGGAAGCCTTGCGAATTTTTGAGACGAGTTCTATTAAAGATATAGTGACATGGAATACTATGATAGGAGGTTACTTGCAGTTTTCCTGTGAGCGGATTCCGGAATTTTGGCGATACATGATTTGTAAGGATGTGAAGCCGGACGAGTTCACTTTTTCCAGTGCTTTAACGGGGTTGGCTGCTATCTCGTATCTTGAAATGGGAATGCAGGTTCATGCGCACCTTGTTAAAAGTGGTTATGGGGATGATATTTGTGTAGGGAATTCTTTGGTTGACATGtatataaaaaatcaaaagttgGAGGAGAGTTTCAAAGCTTTTGATGAGATGCCTAACAAAGATGTATGCTCTTGGACACAAATGGCGGATGGATGTTTACGGTGGGGGGAACCAAGAAAGGCGCTTGCGGTCATTgcacaaatgaagaaaatgagtgTCGAGCCGAATAAATTTACCTTGGCAACTGCTCTAAATGCTTGTGCCTGTTTGACTTCATTGGAGGAAGGGAAACAGTTTCATGGCATGAGGATCAAACATGGAAGTGACGTTGATGTTTGCGTTGATAATGCTCTTCTTGATATGTATGCAAAATGTGGATGCATGGATAGTGCACGGGCACTTTTTCGATCGATGGATTCTCGTTCTGTTATCTCATGGACAACAGTGATAATGGCGTGTGCACAGAATGGTCAATCCAGAGAAGCTCTTCAAATTTTTGATGAAATGAAGGAAACGAGTGTAGTACCAAATTACATCACATTCATTTGTGTTCTTTATGCATGTAGTCAAGGTGGGTTTGTTGACGAAGGGTGGAAGTATTTTTCCTCCATGAATAATGACTACGGAATCTTTCCCGGAGAAGATCACTACATTTGCATGGTAAGTATCCTAGGCCGGGCTGGGCTTATCAAAGAAGCTAAGGAGTTAATCTTACGAATGCCATTTCAACCTGGTGTGCGGGTTTGGCAAACATTGCTAAGTGCTTGTCAGGTTCACGGGGATGTAGAGACTGGGAAACTTGCAGCAGAACATGCcataaaacatgacaaaaatgaCCCGTCATCCTATGTATTATTGTCTAACATGTTGGCTGAATCAAGCAATTGGGATGGTGTGGTGAGTCTGAGAGAACTAATGGAGGTAAGGAATGTAAAGAAAATACCAGGATCCAGTTGGATTGATATTGAAAAGATTTAA
- the LOC131612234 gene encoding uncharacterized protein LOC131612234, whose amino-acid sequence MDIKRYLSRRGYRRLDYGTTTTGQWKKMRIIRIVGPRRDWRIRTSPRLRWMIRSPLKLVTKVKNIYMNLMLKLAGNVGGALNTDNKFGVKRAPKIRQGSSKGYSSGAFEARLIFEISKNLVASHELYSI is encoded by the coding sequence ATGGATATAAAGAGATACTTAAGCAGAAGGGGCTACCGGCGTCTCGACTACGGCACAACCACCACCGGCCAATGGAAGAAGATGCGGATCATACGGATTGTAGGTCCGCGTAGAGATTGGAGGATCAGAACAAGTCCTAGGCTAAGATGGATGATAAGATCACCATTGAAGTTGGTGACAAAGGTTAAGAATATATATATGAATCTTATGTTGAAGTTGGCTGGTAATGTAGGAGGGGCATTGAACACTGATAACAAGTTTGGTGTGAAAAGGGCTCCAAAGATTCGGCAAGGGTCTTCTAAAGGTTATTCTAGTGGTGCATTTGAGGCCAGGCTTATATTTGAGATTTCTAAGAACTTGGTTGCTTCACATGAACTATATTCCATATAA